Proteins encoded in a region of the Acipenser ruthenus chromosome 11, fAciRut3.2 maternal haplotype, whole genome shotgun sequence genome:
- the LOC117426275 gene encoding phosphatidylethanolamine-binding protein 1-like: MGTATASCSPVGLAAVGLCRRAVGYRQLAFSYLNIICFVFLRAGAAEMPVDVGKWSGDLALTEVEEKPAHPLTVEYESVEIDELGKVLTPTQVQNRPTSIAWDGCDANKLYTLALTDPDAPSRKNPKFREWHHFLVINMQGSDISSGCVMSDYVGSGPPKGTGLHRYVWLVYEQPGKLSCDEALLTNRSGDGRGKFQIAAFRRKYKLAAPVAGSCYQAEWDDYVPKLYEQLSGK, translated from the exons ATGGGGACTGCGACTGCGTCGTGTTCTCCTGTGGGATTAGCGGCAGTGGGTTTGTGCAGGCGTGCTGTTGGCTACAGACAGCTTGCATTTTCCTATTTAAAtattatctgttttgtttttttacgcgCAGGTGCTGCAGAAATGCCAGTCGACGTTGGTAAGTGGAGCGGAGACCTGGCCCTGACCGAGGTCGAGGAGAAACCAGCCCACCCTCTGACGGTGGAATATGAGTCGGTGGAGATAGACGAGCTGGGGAAAGTGCTTACACCCACGCAG GTGCAGAATCGACCCACCAGCATTGCTTGGGACGGGTGTGATGCTAACAAGCTGTACACTCTGGCGCTGACGGATCCCGATGCGCCGAGCAGGAAGAATCCAAAGTTTAG GGAGTGGCACCATTTCCTCGTTATTAACATGCAGGGCAGTGACATCAGCAGCGGGTGTGTCATGTCAGACTACGTGGGTTCTGGCCCTCCCAAAGGAACCG GTCTGCATCGTTACGTGTGGCTGGTGTACGAGCAGCCGGGGAAGCTCTCCTGTGACGAAGCTCTTCTGACTAACCGCTCTGGAGACGGCCGTGGGAAGTTCCAGATCGCCGCGTTCCGCAGGAAGTACAAGCTGGCCGCGCCGGTCGCTGGCTCGTGCTACCAGGCCGAGTGGGACGATTACGTGCCTAAACTCTACGAGCAACTGTCTGGAAAGTGA
- the LOC117426274 gene encoding serine/threonine-protein kinase TAO3-like — MPSSSRKGAPKDPEAADLFFKEDPVELFSDLHEIGHGSFGAVYFARNSRTNEVVAIKKMSYSGKQTTEKWQDIIKEVKFLCQLKHPNTIEYKGCYLKEHTAWLVMEYCLGSASDLIEVHKKPLQEVEIAAITHGALQGLAYLHSHKLIHRDVKAGNILLTEPGQVKLADFGSASIASPANSFVGTPYWMAPEVILAMDEGEYDGKVDVWSLGITCIELAERKPPLFNMNAMSALYHIAQNDSPALQSNEWSDPFRSFVEYCLMKIPQDRASSADLLQHDFVIRERSQTVLTDLIQRTKDAVRELDNLQYRKMKKILYQERHNGPLTESQEEEEDSEHASCKMNSLGSNHSIPSTSVSTGSQSSSVNSMQEVVDESSSDMAMMHDYDSTLESEPSSVPRKDHVFVRDEASYRDPRPELRPTLSVQSQAHNYKNRERFATIKSASLVTRQIHEHEQENELREQMSGYKRMRRQHQKQLIALENKLKAEMDEHRLKLQKEVETHANNASIELEKLARRHALYTEKEIKTASADERKFQQQIMAQQKKELTNFLDNQKKQYKMCKEKIKEEMNEDHSTPKKEKQGRLSKHKENMQHSQAEDEAQLLSQQRVYYDRNCRSFKRKIMIKRHDFEQEQIREELSKKKTQKEMEHAMLIRHDESTQELENRQLKTLQKLRMDLIRLQHQTELENQIEYNNRRERELHRKHVMELRQQPKNLKALEMQIKKQFQDTCKVQTKQYKALRNHQLEVSPKSEHKTILKALKEEQTRKLAILAEQYEQSINEMMASQALRLDEAQEAECQALKHQLQQEMELLNAYQSKIKMQTEAQHERELQKLEQKVSLRRAHLEQKIEEELASLQKERTERIKYLLERQEREIETFDVESVRLGFGSLVTLDYPKEDYR; from the exons ATGCCGTCGTCGTCACGGAAAGGAGCTCCGAAGGACCCGGAGGCAGCTGACCTGTTCTTTAAAGAGGATCCAGTGGAGCTCTTTTCTGACTTGCATGAAATTGGCCATGGAAGTTTCGGGGCGGTTTACTTT GCCAGAAATTCTCGCACAAATGAGGTGGTGGCGATCAAGAAGATGTCTTACAGTGGGAAACAAACGACAGAG AAATGGCAGGACATCATCAAAGAAGTGAAGTTTTTGTGTCAGCTCAAGCACCCGAACACCATAGAGTACAAGGGCTGCTACCTGAAAGAGCACACTGCCTGG TTGGTCATGGAATACTGCCTCGGTTCGGCTTCTGATTTAATAGAGG ttcacAAGAAGCCACTTCAAGAAGTAGAAATTGCTGCCATTACCCATGGTGCCTTGCAAGGTCTGGCTTACCTGCATTCCCATAAGCTGATTCACAG AGATGTCAAAGCTGGAAACATTTTACTGACGGAGCCAGGCCAGGTGAAACTGGCAGACTTCGGCTCTGCTTCTATAGCCTCTCCTGCCAACTCCTTCGTGGGAACGCCGTACTG GATGGCCCCTGAAGTAATCCTGGCTATGGATGAAGGGGAGTACGACGGGAAAGTGGACGTGTGGTCTCTCGGAATCACTTGCATTGAGCTGG CTGAGCGCAAGCCTCCACTTTTCAACATGAACGCAATGAGTGCCTTATATCACATAGCCCAGAACGACTCCCCAGCACTGCAGTCAAATGAGTG GTCCGATCCTTTCCGAAGTTTTGTTGAGTACTGCCTGATGAAAATTCCTCAGGACCGAGCATCTTCGGCTGATCTGTTACAG CACGACTTTGTTATCCGGGAACGGTCCCAGACGGTCCTGACCGACCTCATACAACGGACAAAAGATGCCGTCCGAGAGCTCGACAACCTTCAGTATCGGAAAATGAAAAAGATCCTTTACCAGGAGAGGCACAACGGGCCGCTGACCGAGTCccaggaggaagaggag GACAGCGAACACGCGAGCTGCAAGATGAACAGCCTGGGCAGCAACCACTCCATCCCCAGCACGTCCGTGAGCACGGGGAGTCAGAGCAGCAGTGTGAACAGCATGCAGGAGGTCGTGGACGAGAGCAGCTCTGACATGGCCATGATGCACGACTACGACAGCACCTTGGAGTCTGAGCCCTCCTCTGTGCCCAGAAAG GATCATGTATTCGTAAGGGATGAAGCAAGCTACAGGGATCCCAGGCCTGAGCTGCGGCCTACCTTGTCTGTCCAGAGCCAGGCCCACAACTACAAGAACCGAGAGCGCTTTGCCACAATCAAATCTGCATCTTTG GTTACGAGGCAGATCCATGAGCATGAGCAGGAGAACGAGCTGCGGGAACAGATGTCAGGATACAAGCGGATGCGACGCCAGCACCAGAAGCAGCTGATCGCTCTGGAGAACAAGCTGAAGGCTGAGATGGACGAGCACCGCCTCAAGCTACAGAAGGAGGTGGAGACTCACGCCAACAACGCGTCCATCGAACTCGAGAAACTGGCCAGGAGACACGCCCTTTACACCGAGAAAGAG aTAAAAACAGCCTCGGCCGATGAGAGAAAGTTCCAGCAGCAGATCATGGCCCAGCAGAAGAAGGAGCTCACCAACTTCTTAGATAACCAGAAGAAGCAGTACAAGATGTGCAAGGAAAAGATAAAAGAG GAGATGAACGAAGACCACAGCACACCCAAGAAGGAGAAGCAGGGGCGCCTGTCCAAACACAAGGAGAACATGCAGCACTCGCAGGCAGAGGACGAGGCCCAGCTGCTGAGTCAGCAGAGAGTGTACTACGACAGGAACTGCCGCTCCTTCAAACGAAAGATCATGATCAAGAGGCACGACTTCGAGCAGGAGCAGATACGAGAG GAACTCAGTAAGAAGAAGACCCAGAAGGAGATGGAGCACGCCATGCTGATCAGACACGACGAGTCCACCCAGGAGCTGGAGAACCGGCAGCTGAAGACGCTGCAGAAGCTGAGGATGGACCTGATCCGCCTGCAGCACCAGACCGAGCTGGAGAACCAGATCGAGTACAACAACCggagagagagggagctgcaCAGGAAGCACGTCATGGAGCTGCGACAGCAACCCAAGAACCTGAAG GCCTTGGAGATGCAGATTAAAAAGCAGTTCCAGGACACGTGTAAAGTGCAGACGAAGCAGTACAAAGCGCTACGGAACCATCAGCTGGAGGTCTCCCCGAAGAGCGAACACAAGACCATACTGAAGGCACTGAAGGAAGAGCAGACGCGCAAACTGGCCATTCTGGCAGAACAGTATGAACAAAGCATCAATGAGATGATGGCCTCGCAAGCA CTGCGACTGGACGAGGCCCAGGAAGCGGAGTGCCAAGCATTGAAACACCAGCTTCAGCAGGAAATGGAGCTGCTGAACGCCTACCAGAGCAAGATCAAAATGCAAACGGAAGCACAGCACGAGAGAGAGCTGCAGAAACTGGAGCAGAAGGTGTCCCTGCGGAGAGCCCACCTTGAACAAAAG ATTGAAGAGGAGCTGGCTTCACTTCAGAAGGAACGCACCGAAAGGATCAAGTACCTGCTGGAACGGCAGGAAAGGGAGATCGAAACCTTCGACGTGGAAAGTGTCCGGCTCGGGTTCGGAAGCTTGGTCACCTTGGACTATCCTAAGGAGGACTACAGATGA